CGCGCGCTCACCGTGCCGACCGGCGGCCTCGCGTCCGTCACCTCGTAGATCTCCAGGGCGGTGTACGGCTGGTCCAGCCAGCCGGACCCGGTTCCCGACTCCGAGAAGCCGACCGGCGGGCCGTACCCGCTCACCCGGACGATGCCGGGTGAGCCTTCCAGCGCCTGGTGCACCCGGGCGGGCCAGGCGCCGCCGAAGGAGACGCGGTCCAGGTCGTTGCGGATCACGAGGTAGCGGATGCCGACGCGGCGCAGTGTCCGGGCGAGCCCGGCGGAGCCCTGGCCGTTGGCGAAGCGGTCGTCGATCGCGTCGACGAGACGCGAGGAGCCCGCCGTCCCCCAGGGCACGATGGTGTTGCTCACCCACCGGGCCTTCCTCAGCAGCGGCTGGAACGGCTCGTCGATGGGCCGCCCCCAGGTGTACTCACCCCTGCGGGACCCCGGCAGGATCAGCACCGTCCCCTGGTCGGCCCGCTGGTCCAGCCAGGCCGCCGCCTCCCGCCAGTAGCCGGGGACGTCGGAAAAGGCCCCGCTCGGGGCGATGCCCGCGCTCGCGACCGGGACGAGGGTGAGCCCGATCAGCCCGGCGCACGTCGCGGCGACGGGGATCCTGACCGCCGCGCGGCGGGCCCCCACGTAGGACACGAGCGCCGCGAGCCCGAGGACGAGCGGCAGCCTGACGAGGGCGTTGAACTTGTGGAGGTTGCGGAACGGCGAGAGCGGCCCGTCGAGCAGCGCCCGCATCGGCTCGGCCAGCGGCCCGGCGTACCCCATGACGAGGACGGCCACGCCGACGAGTGCCGTGGCGACGAGGAAGAGGCGTTCGGGGGTGGAGGGGAGCGTGAGCCCGGCCAGCCCGAGTCCCGCGACCAGCGCGGTCACCAGGACCAGCCAGGGCACGGTCGCGTGCTCGTAGGCCGCGGGAAGGTACGGCCGCCCGTCCACGGGGAGGAAGGCCACCCAGTTGTTCACGCCGCGCAGCGCGTTGGTCAGGGAACCGACCAGCGTGGTCGTCCGCGCGTTCTCGGTGAAGGGCAGGAACGAGAAGACGTACCTGCCCAGCAGCACCAGCGGGGCGAGCCACCAGAACGACACCGCGGCGACCGCGGCGAGCCACCAGGCGATCAGCCGCCGCTTGCGCGGGCCGCGCGCCCGGGTCAGCAGATAGATCATCGGTACGACGAGCACGGCCAGCTCGGCGGCGGCGTTGATGCCGCCGGCGAACAGGAACGCCAGCGCCGACAGGCAGGCGGCCCGGCGCGGGCTCGTCTCCCCCCGCGCGCCCCTGACGAGGAAGAGCAGCACCCAGGGCAGGACGGCGCTGGGGGCGAACTCCACGGAGTTGAACCCCATGAGCGCCTGCGCGTGCGGGGCGAGCGCGTAGGCGAGACCGGCCAGCACCCCGGCGAGCTGCCCGCCGATCCGCAGCGCCCTGGCCACCTGGGCGACGCCGACGAAGGCCACGCACAGGATCAGCGTCACCCAGAGCCGCTGCACCACCCACGGGGGCATGCCCGCACCGGTCAGCAGGGTGTAGAAGGGGCCCATCGGGAAGACGTAGCCGTACGCCTGGTTCTGCAGGTGTCCCAGGTAGTCCTGGTCCCACATGTTCAGCGCCTGGGAGAGGAAGCCGATCGGGTTGATCGGCATGTCCAGCTTCGTCTCGGCGATGAGCAGGCCCGGCGCCATGTTGAAGGCGACGGCCGCGAGGAAGAGGCATCCGGCGAGCAACCTGAGCCTGCGGCGGAGCCCGGTGTCGGAGGCCCCGAACTCGGAGGGAGGTGCGGACAGGCGGTTGATCCACGCCTCGGAGATCGCGGTCACTTATGGCGGATCGGTCTCACCCGCGGCGAGACAGAGATCGGATACATGGAGGTGACGACCGTTTTTATAGAGCTCTGTGGTGATTAGTCCGGTCATCGTAGCGCCCGTTCTCCCCCAGGTGAACTCGGCGGCCCAGAGCCTGCACGCCTGCTGGATCTCCTCGCGCCTGGCCGGGTCCGACAGTTCCCGCAACGCGCGGTCCACCACGTCGGCCAGCGCCTCACCCTCCCCGACCAGCCAGCCCGTGACGCCGTCGCGCACCGAGTCGCGCAGTCCCGCGACGTCGAAGGCGACGGTCGGGACGCCGAGGGCGGCGGCCTCGATCACCGTCAGCCCCCAGCCCTCGAACTCCGAGGCGGTGACGTTGACCCGCGCCGCCCCCAGGATCGCGTTCTTGGCGGCCTCGGGCAGGAAGCCGTGCAGGTGAACCCGGTCCCGCAGCCCGCGGCGGGCGGCGTGGTCCGCGAGCCGCTCCTGCTCGCCGCCGCGCCCGATGACGTGCACGTGGACGCCGGGCCAGGCCCCTTCGAGGTCTCCGGCGAGGTCCACCACCCGCTCGACGCGTTTGTGGCCCACCAGCCTGCCGAGGTAGACCACGGCGGGGTCCCCCGCCACGTCCCCGCCGCTCGCGACCAGGCGCGCCACCGGGCTGCCGTTCGGGACGACCTGGATCGGCGCGAGCCAGCCGAGCCGCTCGCGCAGCTCGTTCCTGGAGGACTCCGAGACCGTGACGGTCGGGCGGCGCCGGTAGACCAGCCGGGCGACCGGCCCCTCCACGAAGCAGCCGATCCGTGCCAGCCAGCGCGGGAAGAAGGCGTAGAACTGGCGGTCGTGCACGTGGTGCACCAGGGAGATGACGACCGTGCGCCGTCTCACGACCAGGGGGGCGAAGAAGGGGATGCCGTTCATGCAGTCGATGACGACGTCGAAGCGCCGGCGCCGCAGCAGCATCCAGAGCGGGACCAGCAGATAGACCAGGAACGGGTTGCCCATCCGCCGCAGCGCGATGCCGTCGCGCACCTCGGCCGGGGGCTGCCCGGCCTCCCTCGACGTGACGAAGGTGACCGACGCCCCCTGCCCCACCAGGTGGCGGCTGACCTGCCAGGCGTACTCCTCGGCGCCTCCCGCCACCGACTGCAGCGGCTCGCGGAAGTTCAGGACGGCGACGCGTACCCCGCGCATGGACGGCCGCTGCCGCGCCGTCGCGGCCACCAGCCCGGCGGGGGGCGGGCCCGACGCCCGGCGGGTCGCCCTGGCGCCCTGTCCGGCCACGACCACTCCTATCTCCGTACGACATCTCGCTGTGCGACGCGTCCCCGCGCGACGCGTCTTCGGGTGAACGCCACTGTCCGACATGCGAGAACGGCCGCGCCGGGGGTTTTCGCGCACGCGGCTGCCGGGCCCTGTCCCGCCGATGTGATCCGGAGCGGGTCTCCCCGCGCCGGGGGCCCGGATGCTCAGGTGGGCGCCGGGGCCGGCCTGCGGCCCCGGCGCGTCACCTGGTGCCGTAGTTGTAGAGCGGCCTGTTGGGCGGCTCGGGGGTCGGCGCCGCGACGTTCACGACGGCCACCGAGGCACCGACCGCCAGTACTGCCCCTACCACCAGAGCGGCAATCACTCGCAACACCCGAGCTCTCCCTCCAACGCGTGGTCATGCAGTGTGCCCGACAGTAGAACCTGATACAGGTCCTCGCCAGTCAATCGGTAAAAATGTGATAAATAATGTTACCAGCTGGTAAATCACGAAATAGTTGCATCTCGTGGGATCAGAGATGAAAGAGAAGCAGGTCCTGACCAGCGAAGATCAGCCGTGCGCCGGGGAGTCTGGAACGGAACAAGTTCTCGTTCGATCTCTGGATGAGCACGTGACTGATCCCCTCCGCGGCCAGCGGGCCGGTCAGCGGGCCTGCCCCCGCGAGGACCGCGCCGACCCTGCGCGCCAGCGGATCCTCGGTGGCGAGGGTGAGCGTGCGGCCGTCCCCCAGCCCGACCGGCAGGCCGTCGTTCCAGACGACCCCGCGCTGGAAGAGCTTGACCGCCGGGTCGAGCACCACCCGGCCCCCGTTCCAGCCGAACGCCCGGTACGCCCCCCACGGCAGTGTCAGCAGCGCCCCCGGCGCGGGGTCCGCGTCCACGATCCTCTGCACCCTGGACCAGTCGGGGGGGTACTCGACCGCGACCAGCCTGCCGAACGCCCCCATCGCGAAGGTGGGCAGCACCAGCAGGGGCAGCACGAGCATGCCGGGGCGGATCGCCGGGGACAGGCGCGCGGTCACCGCGGCCAGGCCGACCGCCTGCAGCAGGGCGAAGGGGGCGAGGTAGAGCTGCCCGTCGCGGAGCGGCCCGAAGCCGGGCCACAGCCCGACCAGCGCCTCCACCGCCCCCGGCAGAAAGGCCCCGGCGCACGCCACCGCCAGCCCCGCCGCCGAGGCGACCGCCAGCCCACCCCAGTACGCGGGCCGCCCGCCGTCATTCCACCCCCTCGCGAGCAGGGCGTACCCGGTCACCGCCGCCACGGTCACCGCCAGCCGGACCAGGGCCGACCACCAGGTCTCCTGTCCGGGCACGGCGGCTCCGGAGTTCCACACGCCGCCGAGGGTGAGCAGGCTGCCGAGGGTGCCCAGCGGCCCGTCCGCCCGTGGCGCGAACGCCCGGACCCCGGCGGGGTCGGTGACGGCGGCGCTGCCCAGCGCCGGGACCAGCCACGGCAGGCTCAGTACGGCGACGGCCGACAGGGCTCGCGGGGCCCGGCGGCCCGCCACGGGCACGACCGCCATCGCCGAGACGAGCATCGCCTGGAAACCCCCGACCGCCGCGGGGAGCAGTGCCAGGACCGTTCTCCAGATCCCCGCGCGGGTGACCGCGCGCACCGCCCACGGCAGGCCCGCGTACCCGAGCAGCAGCGCCCACTGGCCGAGCAGCAGCCGCTGGGCGAGGTAGACGTTCCAGGCGTAGAACGCCGCGGCGGCCAGCCGGGCGGCCCGGCGCTCCCCCGGCACCAGGGCGGCGGCGCCCGTCGCGGCGAGCACGAAGATCCCCAGCAGGATCGCCTTCTGCACGATCTGCCCGGGAAGGACCGACGAGAGCAGGGCCACCACGAGGTCGCTCGGCACGGCGCGGGGAAAACCGCCGCTCTCCGGCGGGATCGGCGGGTCCGGCACGAACACCATGTCGTAGCGGAGCACGAAACCGGGACCGAGCGCGGGCCAGAGCGCGAGCACCCCGAGGACCAGTCCCACCAGGGCCGGAGCCAGGCGCGCGGCCCACGGCCGGGCGCGGTCGAGACGGCTCACACCGGCCACCCCGCGGCCGAGCGGAGGGCGGGGGCGCGAAGGGTGCGCACTACGAGGCGGCGGGGCGGAACAGCACCATGTTCACGTACTCGCCACCGGGCCTGAGGAGACGGGAGATGAAGCTCCGCTCCACCTCGCCGACCGCCGCCTCCTGGTGGGCGGCCAGGTCGAAGCCGTCCAGCGGGACCCAGGCGCCGCCGGTGAGTACCGAGCCGGTGTAGCCCCACTCCGCGAGCTGGCCGACGACCAGGCCGATGTCCTGGTGCCGGGTCTCCAGCTCGACCAGCAGGACGGGCCGGTCCCGGTGGACGGTCCGCGCGGCACCGCGCAGGGCGGCGAGCTCGTGGCCCTCCACGTCGACCTTGATGAACCGGACGTCCTTCAGGTCCAGCTCGTCGATGGTGACGGTCGGGACGTCCACCGGCACGCCCTCCCCCGCTCCGTGGACGAGCGAGGCCGTGGCCTCCGCTCCCCGCCCGCCGCCGGGTATCCACAGCCGCGCGGTGCCCGAGCTGTCCGAGGCACCCGCCGCGACCACCCGGACGTCGGGGAAGGTCCGCCCGAGCATGGCGGCCAGGCGGGGGTTGGCCTCGATCGAGACGACGTCGCAGCCGAGCCGCCGCAGCTTCGCGGTCCACGGCCCGTACCAGACGCCCACGTCGACGGCGGTGCCGCCGCGCGGCACGAACTCCCCGGCACGGGCCAGCTCGGCGTCCAGCCGGGGGTAGACCCGGCGGATCACGGCGCCGAACCAGCGCAGCGGAATCGCACCGGCGACGGCGCTCCGGACGACCACACCTGGCCGGAACCGCATCGACATGCGCGAAGCCTAACCGAAGGGTCAAAACCCAGCCCGTTATGGACGTAACAGGTCTTGACGGGCGCTGTTGCGGACGTAACGGGTCTTGACGGACGGCGCCCGCCCGCCCGCAGGATCACGGACGGGCGAGAACGCGCCCCCTCACGACGGCACGAGGAGGACGTGCCCCTACGACGACGGCAGGTGGGTCACTTACCCGGCTCGGGGTCGCGCGGCAGGCCGAGCATCCGCTCGGCGATGATGTTGAGCTGCACCTCCGTGGTGCCGCCGTAGATCGTCATGGCCCGGGTGGAGAGGACTGCGCGGTTCCAGTAGCCGGCGTCGCCGAGCTTCATGTCGGCGGCGATGACGGCCGAGGAGCCGAGCAGCGAGACCGCGCACTCCGAGACGTGCTGGGCGTGCGAGGTGGACAGGAGCTTGCGGACCGAGGCGTCGGCGCCGGGCTCCAGGCCGGTCAGCTGCTTCAGGGTCACCCGCAGTCCGAGCGCGGCGATCGAGTGGCCCTCGCAGACGACGCGTGCCAGCTCCTGGCGCTCGGCGGGGGTCAGCTCCCTGCCGAGGCGCCCGGCCAGGCCGAGCAGGTCGGGGACGGACGAGCCGGTGCCGCCGGAACCCGACGAGAGCGAGACCCGCTCGTTGGACAGCGTGTTCCTGGCGACCTTCCAGCCCTCGCCCACCTCGCCGACGACGAGGTCGTCCGGGATGAACACGTCGTCGAGGAAGACCTCGTTGAACAGGTTCTCCCCGGTCATCTCGGTGAGCGGCCTGACCGTGACGCCGGGCCCCTTCATGTCGACCAGGAAGTAGGTGATGCCCTCGTGCTTGGAGCCCTCGGAGGAGTTGCGGGCGATGCAGATGCCCCACTCGGCGAAGTGCGCCACGGAGGTCCAGACCTTCTGGCCGTTGAGCCGCCAGCCGCCCTCGACCTTCTCGGCCTTCATCTGCACGTTCGCCAGGTCGGAGCCCGCACCGGGCTCGGAGAAGAGCTGGCACCAGATCATCTCGCCGCTCAGCGTGGGCGGCAGGAAGCGCTCCTGCTGCTCGGGGGTGCCGTACGAGACGAGCGAGGGCACCACCCAGGCACCGATGATCATCTGGGGCAGCCTGACCTTGGCGGCCTTGAGCTCCTGGAGGATGAGGACCTGCTCCAGCGGCTTGGCGTCGCGGCCCCAGGGCCTGGCCAGGTGCGGCATGACGTATCCGGCGCTCGCCAGCGCCCGCTTCTGCTCCTGGCCCTCCAGCGCGGCGAACCCGGCGATCTCGGCCCGGATGCCCTCGCGCAGCTCGGCGGCCTCCTCGGGCAGCTCGATCTCCAGCTCCCGGCTCACGCCGTTCAGGGCCAGCTCCGCGACCGACTCGGCCCACTCTCCCGAGGAGCCGAGCAGGGCGCGCAGGGTGAGCGCGCGGCGGTAGTACAGGTGGACGTCGTGCTCGTAGGTGTAGCCGATGCCGCCGAAGATCTGGATGGCGTCCTTGGCGCAGAGCACGGCCGCGTCGGGGGCGACCACACCCGCGATCGCGGCGGCGTAGGCCCGCTCGTCGGCCGACACCTCGGCGCCGCCGCCCGTCCCCTCGGTGGCGCGGGCGGCGTCCCACACGGTCGCGCGGGCCTGCTCCAGGGCGACGAGCATCCGGGAGGCCTTGTGCTTCACGCCCTGGAACTGCCCGATCGGGCGGCCGAACTGCACGCGGACCTTGGCGTACCCGGCGGCGGCGGTCACGCACCACGACGCGAGGCCCGCGGCCTCCGCGCCGAGCAGGATCGCGGCCAGGTTGAGGACCCCGGGGCCCTGCAGCCCGTCGAGGACCCGCCCCGCCGGTACGGTGACCGCGTCCAGCTCGACCCTGGCCACCCCCCGGGTGAGGTCGAGCGCCCTGACCGGGGTCACGGTCGCCGCGGCGGCGTCCACCGCGACCCACTCCTCACCGCGGTCGGTGCTCACCGGGAGCACCAGGACGTCGGCCAGCGTCCCGCCCAGAACCAGCTCGGCGGCGCCGCCGATCGTCAGGGTGCCGTCCTCGCCCCGGGTGCCGGTGATCGAGGCGCCCAGCGCGACCGCGCCGGTCAGCGTGCCGTCGGCGAGGCCGGGCAGGAGCTCGGCGTGGGCCTTGCCGTCGGAGGCGAGGATCGCGGCGCCGGCGAGCACCGTGGGAACGTACGGGCCGGGGGCGACGCGCTCGCCGAGGGCCTCGACGGCGACAGCGGTCTCCAGCAGGCCGTAGCCGCTGCCGCCGTACTCCTCGGGGATGTGCAGGCCGAGCAGACCCTGGTCGGCCAGCCCTGCCCAGAAGCCGGGGCGCTCCTCACCCTCCGCCGCGATGGCGGCGCGCACGACCTCGGACGGGATGTTGCGCTCCGCCCACCCGGTCACCGACTCCCGGAGCGCCTCGTGCTCCTCGCTCAACCCGATCGCCATGCCAGCCTCCAGACAGGATTCAATGACAGAACCATATTCTAGAAGGTACTTCCATCACAACGCGCGAACCCATCGCCGGGTACGCCGCCTCGCGCCGTGGACGACCACGGGAGATCCCGCTTCCGGGAGACAGGGAGGACGGGTCAGAGGGCGCGGACGCTCGCCATCAGGGGGGCGATGTCGGCCCAGAGCCGCTTGCGCGTGTCGGGCACGGTCACGAAGAGCACGGAGGGCTTGCGGCGGCCGACGTCGACCACGGCGAGCGCCGCCTGCGAGGTGTGCCTCTCACCCTTGATCTCGTAGGTGACCCGGTAGGCGAGCGTCCACCCCCTGCCTCCGGCGAGCCGCTGCGAGGCGGTCCAGGCGACCTTGCCACCCGCGGGGTGGTGGTTGCGGATCGTCCACCTCACCGCGTTCAGCGCCGCCCTGCGGTAGTCGGCGTCGCTCTTGAGGGCCTTGGCCGGGGTGGCGCCGGGAAGCGGCCCCGAGGCGATGACCGTGCGCGGCAACCGAGCCGCGCCGACCTGCTGGCCGACGGAGAACGACGGCACGGCCTTGGTCACCCACGGCGCGCCCAGGCTGACGTAGGTCAGCGCGGACCTCGTGTCGGTCACCGCGCCCAGCACCGTGCTCGGCCTGCCTGGCAGGACCTGCAGGGCGGTCGCGCCCGGCAGGGCGGGCAGCGTGATCGGCGGGACGGTCGGCGAGGGCTTCGCGGTGGGCAGCACGGCCCGGCCGACCCCGGCCGGATCCCCGGGCTCGTCACCGGAGAACAGCACGAAGATCAGAGCCACGACGACACCGGTGAGGACGGCGGCCCCCAGGCTGTAGGCGACCCGGATCGGGATGTCGCCGATCCGCATCAGCAGGCCGCCGGACTTCTTCGCCCCGCCCTTCGCCTCCGGGCCGTCCTGCGCGCCCGGCCGGTCCTGGACGCCGGGCTCCGCGAACACGCCGGGCCGCTGCGCCGCGCCGGGCCACCCGGCCGCCACGCCCTGCCCGCCACTCTGCCCGTCACTCGGTCCGCCGTCCGCGCCCGCCGGAGGCCACGCACCCGGCCGGCCGGGCATTCCGGTCCGGTCCGGGCGCCAGGGGCCCGCGGAACCGCCTACCTGCCTGACCGGGATCGTCCCGAGCCCGCCCGACTCGCGCACCTGCTCGGCGTCCGCCCCCGGCTCGCCCCGCTGGTCGCCGGACGTCGTGCCGGGCGAGGACTGCGGGCGGGGGAACGATCCAGGGGGCCTGGAGACCAGAGCGGTCTCCTCGCCGTCACCGATGGGGAACCTCCGGGGCACCCGGGGGCTGATGATCGAACCGTCCTCGGCGGGTATGGCGGGTATG
This region of Streptosporangium sp. NBC_01495 genomic DNA includes:
- a CDS encoding glycosyltransferase family 4 protein gives rise to the protein MAGQGARATRRASGPPPAGLVAATARQRPSMRGVRVAVLNFREPLQSVAGGAEEYAWQVSRHLVGQGASVTFVTSREAGQPPAEVRDGIALRRMGNPFLVYLLVPLWMLLRRRRFDVVIDCMNGIPFFAPLVVRRRTVVISLVHHVHDRQFYAFFPRWLARIGCFVEGPVARLVYRRRPTVTVSESSRNELRERLGWLAPIQVVPNGSPVARLVASGGDVAGDPAVVYLGRLVGHKRVERVVDLAGDLEGAWPGVHVHVIGRGGEQERLADHAARRGLRDRVHLHGFLPEAAKNAILGAARVNVTASEFEGWGLTVIEAAALGVPTVAFDVAGLRDSVRDGVTGWLVGEGEALADVVDRALRELSDPARREEIQQACRLWAAEFTWGRTGATMTGLITTELYKNGRHLHVSDLCLAAGETDPP
- a CDS encoding FkbM family methyltransferase; this translates as MSMRFRPGVVVRSAVAGAIPLRWFGAVIRRVYPRLDAELARAGEFVPRGGTAVDVGVWYGPWTAKLRRLGCDVVSIEANPRLAAMLGRTFPDVRVVAAGASDSSGTARLWIPGGGRGAEATASLVHGAGEGVPVDVPTVTIDELDLKDVRFIKVDVEGHELAALRGAARTVHRDRPVLLVELETRHQDIGLVVGQLAEWGYTGSVLTGGAWVPLDGFDLAAHQEAAVGEVERSFISRLLRPGGEYVNMVLFRPAAS
- a CDS encoding acyl-CoA dehydrogenase — its product is MAIGLSEEHEALRESVTGWAERNIPSEVVRAAIAAEGEERPGFWAGLADQGLLGLHIPEEYGGSGYGLLETAVAVEALGERVAPGPYVPTVLAGAAILASDGKAHAELLPGLADGTLTGAVALGASITGTRGEDGTLTIGGAAELVLGGTLADVLVLPVSTDRGEEWVAVDAAAATVTPVRALDLTRGVARVELDAVTVPAGRVLDGLQGPGVLNLAAILLGAEAAGLASWCVTAAAGYAKVRVQFGRPIGQFQGVKHKASRMLVALEQARATVWDAARATEGTGGGAEVSADERAYAAAIAGVVAPDAAVLCAKDAIQIFGGIGYTYEHDVHLYYRRALTLRALLGSSGEWAESVAELALNGVSRELEIELPEEAAELREGIRAEIAGFAALEGQEQKRALASAGYVMPHLARPWGRDAKPLEQVLILQELKAAKVRLPQMIIGAWVVPSLVSYGTPEQQERFLPPTLSGEMIWCQLFSEPGAGSDLANVQMKAEKVEGGWRLNGQKVWTSVAHFAEWGICIARNSSEGSKHEGITYFLVDMKGPGVTVRPLTEMTGENLFNEVFLDDVFIPDDLVVGEVGEGWKVARNTLSNERVSLSSGSGGTGSSVPDLLGLAGRLGRELTPAERQELARVVCEGHSIAALGLRVTLKQLTGLEPGADASVRKLLSTSHAQHVSECAVSLLGSSAVIAADMKLGDAGYWNRAVLSTRAMTIYGGTTEVQLNIIAERMLGLPRDPEPGK